From Lagenorhynchus albirostris chromosome 10, mLagAlb1.1, whole genome shotgun sequence, the proteins below share one genomic window:
- the CCR9 gene encoding C-C chemokine receptor type 9 isoform X1: MVPSEVTSLIPNMSDDYSYDTTSSMEDYGNFNITDLFCKKNDVRQFASYFLPPFYWLVFIVGALGNSLVILVYWYCTRVKTMTDMFLLNLAIADLLFLVTLPFWAIAAADQWKFQTFMCKVVNSMYKMNFYSCVLLITCISVDRYIAIAQAMRAQMWRQKRLLYSKMVCFTVWVMAAALCIPELLYSQVKKEYGIAICTMVYPSDESTKLKSAVLTLKVILGFFLPFVVMACCYTIIIHTLIQAKKSSKHKALKVTVTVLTVFILSQFPHNCVLLVQTIDAYSTFISSCAVSTNIDISFQVTQTIAFLHSCLNPVLYVFVGERFRRDLVKTLKNLGCISQAQWVSFTRREGSLKLSSMLLETTSGALSL; the protein is encoded by the exons ATGGTCCCCTCAGAAGTCACA AGCCTGATCCCTAACATGTCAGATGACTATAGCTATGACACCACGTCTTCCATGGAAGATTACGGGAACTTCAACATCACTGACTTATTCTGTAAGAAAAACGACGTCAGGCAGTTCGCAAGCTACTTCCTTCCACCCTTTTACTGGCTCGTGTTCATCGTGGGGGCCTTGGGCAACAGTCTGGTCATCCTTGTCTACTGGTACTGCACGAGGGTGAAGACCATGACCGACATGTTCCTTTTGAATTTGGCAATCGCTGACCTTCTCTTTCTCGTCACCCTTCCCTTCTGGGCCATTGCTGCCGCTGACCAGTGGAAATTCCAGACCTTCATGTGCAAAGTGGTCAACAGCATGTACAAGATGAACTTCTACAGTTGTGTGCTTCTGATCACGTGCATCAGTGTGGACAGGTACATCGCCATTGCTCAGGCCATGAGAGCGCAGATGTGGAGGCAGAAAaggcttctgtacagcaaaatggtCTGCTTTACTGTCTGGGTGATGGCGGCCGCGCTCTGCATCCCAGAACTCCTGTACAGCCAAGTCAAGAAGGAGTATGGGATCGCTATCTGCACCATGGTTTACCCCAGTGACGAGAGTACCAAACTGAAGTCAGCTGTCTTGACTCTGAAAGTCATCCTGGGATTCTTCCTCCCTTTTGTGGTCATGGCTTGCTGCTATACCATCATCATTCACACCCTGATACAAGCCAAGAAGTCATCCAAGCACAAGGCCCTGAAGGTGACCGTCACTGTGCTCACTGTCTTCATCCTATCTCAGTTCCCCCATAACTGCGTTCTGCTGGTGCAGACCATCGATGCCTACAGCACGTTCATCTCCAGCTGTGCTGTCTCCACCAACATTGACATCAGCTTCCAGGTCACTCAAACCATCGCCTTTCTCCACAGTTGCCTCAACCCTGTTCTCTACGTTTTTGTGGGTGAGAGGTTCCGCCGGGATCTTGTGAAGACCCTAAAGAACTTGGGTTGCATCAGCCAGGCTCAGTGGGTTTCATTTacaaggagagaaggaagccTGAAGCTGTCATCTATGTTGCTGGAGACAACCTCGGGAGCTCTCTCCCTCTGA
- the CCR9 gene encoding C-C chemokine receptor type 9 isoform X2, with amino-acid sequence MSDDYSYDTTSSMEDYGNFNITDLFCKKNDVRQFASYFLPPFYWLVFIVGALGNSLVILVYWYCTRVKTMTDMFLLNLAIADLLFLVTLPFWAIAAADQWKFQTFMCKVVNSMYKMNFYSCVLLITCISVDRYIAIAQAMRAQMWRQKRLLYSKMVCFTVWVMAAALCIPELLYSQVKKEYGIAICTMVYPSDESTKLKSAVLTLKVILGFFLPFVVMACCYTIIIHTLIQAKKSSKHKALKVTVTVLTVFILSQFPHNCVLLVQTIDAYSTFISSCAVSTNIDISFQVTQTIAFLHSCLNPVLYVFVGERFRRDLVKTLKNLGCISQAQWVSFTRREGSLKLSSMLLETTSGALSL; translated from the coding sequence ATGTCAGATGACTATAGCTATGACACCACGTCTTCCATGGAAGATTACGGGAACTTCAACATCACTGACTTATTCTGTAAGAAAAACGACGTCAGGCAGTTCGCAAGCTACTTCCTTCCACCCTTTTACTGGCTCGTGTTCATCGTGGGGGCCTTGGGCAACAGTCTGGTCATCCTTGTCTACTGGTACTGCACGAGGGTGAAGACCATGACCGACATGTTCCTTTTGAATTTGGCAATCGCTGACCTTCTCTTTCTCGTCACCCTTCCCTTCTGGGCCATTGCTGCCGCTGACCAGTGGAAATTCCAGACCTTCATGTGCAAAGTGGTCAACAGCATGTACAAGATGAACTTCTACAGTTGTGTGCTTCTGATCACGTGCATCAGTGTGGACAGGTACATCGCCATTGCTCAGGCCATGAGAGCGCAGATGTGGAGGCAGAAAaggcttctgtacagcaaaatggtCTGCTTTACTGTCTGGGTGATGGCGGCCGCGCTCTGCATCCCAGAACTCCTGTACAGCCAAGTCAAGAAGGAGTATGGGATCGCTATCTGCACCATGGTTTACCCCAGTGACGAGAGTACCAAACTGAAGTCAGCTGTCTTGACTCTGAAAGTCATCCTGGGATTCTTCCTCCCTTTTGTGGTCATGGCTTGCTGCTATACCATCATCATTCACACCCTGATACAAGCCAAGAAGTCATCCAAGCACAAGGCCCTGAAGGTGACCGTCACTGTGCTCACTGTCTTCATCCTATCTCAGTTCCCCCATAACTGCGTTCTGCTGGTGCAGACCATCGATGCCTACAGCACGTTCATCTCCAGCTGTGCTGTCTCCACCAACATTGACATCAGCTTCCAGGTCACTCAAACCATCGCCTTTCTCCACAGTTGCCTCAACCCTGTTCTCTACGTTTTTGTGGGTGAGAGGTTCCGCCGGGATCTTGTGAAGACCCTAAAGAACTTGGGTTGCATCAGCCAGGCTCAGTGGGTTTCATTTacaaggagagaaggaagccTGAAGCTGTCATCTATGTTGCTGGAGACAACCTCGGGAGCTCTCTCCCTCTGA